The region TTGCCGCCATCCCGTTAGTGCTCTCAGCCATGGTATCCTCCTACTTCAGCAACCAGGCTCTGGTTCACGGCGTCTATAACCACAACCAGTTGGTGGCAACCACGCTGTCGAAGGAAATCGACGCGATGCTCGAAGCTAAAATAAAAGTGCTTGCCATAGCCGCCAACAGCCCTGAGATCATCTCGATGGACATCGCCCGACAACTGCCGGCCATGCGCAAGATCGCCGATCAGTACCAAGACATGACGGGGCTTATCGTCGCCCTTCCCAGCGGCGTCCAGACGGTGCGTACCGTAGGAAAGCTGGGCAACATTTCCGACCGGGCCTACTTCAAAGAACTGATGAAGGGTGGAGTCGCCGCCGTAGTCTCCGATGTGCTCATCGCCAAAGGCACAGGCAAGGCCTCCGTCATTCTCGCCGTTCCCATTTTCGACAGCGGCAAGAAGACTACCCTGGGCGTCCTGCTTGGCGTCGTCGACCTCGACCACCTCAGCAACTACATCATGCAAACCACGATCGGCGCCACCGGTTATGCCTTCATCGTCGACCATAAAGGCATCATTGTCGCCCACCCGAACCAGAAGCTCGTCAAAGAAATGGCCGATCTCAGCGCCCTGGAGCCTGTCAAAGCCGCTCTCTCCGGACAGGCAGGGGTTTCGACCTACGAATATGAAGGCGCAAAAAAACTGGCCGGCTATAGCTTCGTGCCGAAGGCCAAATGGGGCGTGATCGCCCAACAGCCTCTGGATGAAGCCATGGCTGGCGTCGTCAAAATTCGCAACACCGGAATAGCCTTTACCCTCGGCGGCATCCTGTTGGCTGCGCTTGCCGGACTATTCGCCGCCGGTTTCCTGACCAGGCCGATAAGAGAAATGGTCGCCGCGACTGACCGCCTCGCCGCCGGCGACCTGACCGTAAAAGTCAACGTCACGGCCCGCGACGAACTCGGGCAACTTGCCCAAGCCTTCAATACCATGGTCGACAACCTTCAAAACCTGATTCGCGGAGTAATGAACACCGCCGATCAGGTGGCCGCCTCGGCCCAGGAGCTTTCCGCCACCTCGGTGCAAGCTGAGCGCGCAATCAACCAGATAGCTGCCTCTGTAACCGACTTCGCACAGGGAGCCCACAACCAGACCGAAGAAATTGAGAAAACCTTGCACACTGCCGACCAACTTACGGGAGCCTCCCGGGCCGTGGCGGAAAAAGCCCGCACAGCCTCGGAACTGTCGGGAGAAATGGCCAGCGCGGCCACAACGGGCGGCGGAGCGGCACAGACTGCAGTCGACAAAATGATCGAAATAAAAGAAGTTACCACCGCCACCGGCGAAGTAGTAACCGGCCTCGGCGAAAAGAGCCAGCAAATCGGCCAGATTCTCGACGTCATCAGTGAAATTGCCGGCCAGACCAACCTTCTCGCCCTCAACGCCGCCATCGAAGCGGCGCGGGCCGGCGAGCAGGGACGCGGCTTCGCCGTCGTCGCCGAGGAAGTCCGCAAACTCGCGGAACAGTCCCAGGAAGCGGCTCAGCAAATCGCCCTGATAGTGCGTGAAATACAGGTCCAGACCGATCAGGCCATCGGAGCCATGAACAGCGGCAACGCCAAGGTCAACGAAGGGGTAGGGGTAGTGCAGACCGCCGGCGAAGCCCTCCAGAACATCCTTGGCAAAGTGACCGGTAGCGTCGACATGATCGAAGCGATCAGCACCGCCGCCAAAGAGCAGGCCGAAGGCATGCAGGCCATGGTACAGGGAACCGAACAGGTAGCCGTCATCGCTCGCCAGTCCAGTGCCAACGCCGAGACGACCGCCGCGGCCACCGAAGAAATAACCGCCTCTATGGAGGAAATAGCCGGGGCCGCCAATTCCCTTGCCACCCTAGCGGGTGAGCTGCAAGCGCTAGTCACCAGATTCCGAATCTAAGACAGCAGACTGCGAGAGCCGGAAAGTCCTTCCGGCTCTATTTGTTGCGAAAAAACATTGTCACCACCGTGCTTTTGGAGTAGAATAAATAGTAGAA is a window of Selenomonadales bacterium 4137-cl DNA encoding:
- a CDS encoding methyl-accepting chemotaxis protein, which translates into the protein MAIMGKQTDGGMDMKKKLMLLFVLIAAIPLVLSAMVSSYFSNQALVHGVYNHNQLVATTLSKEIDAMLEAKIKVLAIAANSPEIISMDIARQLPAMRKIADQYQDMTGLIVALPSGVQTVRTVGKLGNISDRAYFKELMKGGVAAVVSDVLIAKGTGKASVILAVPIFDSGKKTTLGVLLGVVDLDHLSNYIMQTTIGATGYAFIVDHKGIIVAHPNQKLVKEMADLSALEPVKAALSGQAGVSTYEYEGAKKLAGYSFVPKAKWGVIAQQPLDEAMAGVVKIRNTGIAFTLGGILLAALAGLFAAGFLTRPIREMVAATDRLAAGDLTVKVNVTARDELGQLAQAFNTMVDNLQNLIRGVMNTADQVAASAQELSATSVQAERAINQIAASVTDFAQGAHNQTEEIEKTLHTADQLTGASRAVAEKARTASELSGEMASAATTGGGAAQTAVDKMIEIKEVTTATGEVVTGLGEKSQQIGQILDVISEIAGQTNLLALNAAIEAARAGEQGRGFAVVAEEVRKLAEQSQEAAQQIALIVREIQVQTDQAIGAMNSGNAKVNEGVGVVQTAGEALQNILGKVTGSVDMIEAISTAAKEQAEGMQAMVQGTEQVAVIARQSSANAETTAAATEEITASMEEIAGAANSLATLAGELQALVTRFRI